A stretch of Gossypium hirsutum isolate 1008001.06 chromosome A06, Gossypium_hirsutum_v2.1, whole genome shotgun sequence DNA encodes these proteins:
- the LOC107962491 gene encoding auxin transporter-like protein 3, whose protein sequence is MASEKVETVVAGNYVEMEREEGDSKSAKNKLSNLFWHGGSVYDAWFSCASNQVAQVLLTLPYSFSQLGMLSGILFQLFYGLMGSWTAYLISLLYVEYRTRKEREKVDFRNHVIQWFEVLDGLLGKHWRNIGLFFNCTFLLFGSVIQLIACASNIYYINDNLDKRTWTYIFGACCATTVFIPSFHNYRVWSFLGLMMTSYTAWYLTIASLLHGQIDGVKHSGPNKMVLYFTGATNILYTFGGHAVTVEIMHAMWKPQKFKMIYLIATLYVLTLTLPSASAVYWAFGDLLLTHSNALSLLPRSGFRDTAVILMLIHQFITFGFACTPLYFVWEKFIGVHETKSVFKRALARLPVVIPIWFLAIIFPFFGPINSTVGSLLVSFTVYIIPSLAHMITFAPSAARENAVERPPSFLGGWAGMYSINIFVVVWVLIVGFGFGGWASMLNFIQQINTFGLFTKCYQCPHKA, encoded by the exons ATGGCTTCTGAGAAGGTTGAAACAGTAGTAGCTGGAAACTATGTAGAAATGGAAAGAGAAGAAGGGGATTCCAAGTCTGCAAAGAACAAACTATCAAATCTCTTTTGGCATGGTGGTTCAGTCTATGATGCATGGTTCAGCTGTGCTTCTAACCAG GTTGCTCAAGTGCTACTTACACTGCCATATTCATTCTCACAACTGGGAATGTTATCTGGGATTTTGTTCCAACTTTTTTATGGCTTAATGGGAAGCTGGACAGCATACCTTATAAGTTTACTTTATGTGGAGTATAGAAcaaggaaagaaagagaaaaggtTGATTTCAGGAATCATGTAATTCAG TGGTTTGAAGTTCTGGATGGATTGTTGGGGAAACATTGGAGAAACATAGGTCTATTTTTCAACTGCACTTTTCTGCTGTTTGGATCAGTGATTCAGTTAATTGCCTGTGCTAG CAACATCTACTATATAAATGACAACCTTGATAAGAGAACTTGGACGTACATTTTTGGAGCCTGCTGTGCAACAACTGTGTTTATTCCTTCATTCCATAACTACAGAGTTTGGTCATTTCTTGGCCTTATGATGACTTCTTACACTGCATGGTACCTGACAATTGCCTCCCTTCTCCATGGACAG ATTGATGGAGTGAAGCACTCAGGTCCAAACAAGATGGTTCTCTACTTCACTGGAGCCACCAACATTCTTTACACCTTTGGTGGTCATGCTGTCACTGT GGAGATCATGCATGCTATGTGGAAGCCACAAAAGTTCAAAATGATATACTTGATAGCAACACTTTATGTGTTAACCCTAACTTTACCATCAGCTTCTGCTGTTTACTGGGCTTTTGGGGATTTGCTTCTTACCCATTCCAATGCCTTATCATTGCTGCCAAGGTCTGGTTTCAGAGACACTGCTGTTATTCTCATGCTCATTCATCAG tTTATTACATTTGGATTTGCCTGCACTCCTTTATACTTTGTGTGGGAGAAATTCATTGGGGTGCATGAAACCAAGAGTGTGTTCAAGAGAGCACTGGCTAGACTCCCTGTAGTGATCCCAATCTGGTTCTTGGCTATTATCTTCCCTTTCTTTGGCCCTATCAATTCAACTGTTGGATCTCTCCTTGTCAGCTTCACTGTTTACATTATCCCTTCATTAGCACACATGATTACTTTTGCACCTTCAGCCGCACGAGAG AATGCAGTGGAGAGACCACCATCATTCCTTGGAGGGTGGGCGGGCATGTACTCCATCAACATCTTTGTTGTAGTATGGGTGTTGATTGTGGGATTTGGGTTTGGAGGATGGGCAAGCATGCTTAATTTCATACAACAGATTAATACATTTGGTTTGTTCACCAAATGCTATCAATGCCCTCATAAGGCTTGA